In a genomic window of Methylovirgula sp. 4M-Z18:
- the ptsP gene encoding phosphoenolpyruvate--protein phosphotransferase → MRGAPGGPRMLLRRLREIMAEPVSAQTRLDRIVVQIAANMVAEVCSVYVLRADGVLELFATEGLNREAVHLTTMRSGEGLVGLIAESAEALAVADAPHHPSFSYKPETGEEIYQSFLGVPILRGGATLGVLVVQNKVRRNYLEEEIEVLQTTAMLLAEMVASGQLQAIARPGISIAVKHTVHMTGTAISEGVGLGHVVLHQPRVTVTKLVAEDTQAEARRLDEAVRALRDSLDELIARGDKAGPGEHTEILETFRMFAHDRGWIRRLQEAVMTGLTAEAAVERVQNDARAKLQRQTDPYLRERLHDLDDLANRLLHQLTGKSLVLDKDELPDNAILVARTMGPAALLDYDRSRLRGLVLEEGGGTSHVAIVARALGIPASSDVPNITNLVETGDAVIVDGTTGEVHVRPTADVQAAYGEKARLRARRLEQYRALRDVEPVTKDGVRIGLHMNAGLIVDLPHVVEMNADSVGLFRTELQFMVAAKFPKTSQQYAFYKSAMDAVQNRPVTFRTLDIGGDKVLPYMAKLEEDNPALGWRAIRIGLDRPGLLRSQIRAMLRAGAERDLRIMFPMIAVTHEFAAAKAIVERELAYLDRLGYPRPRDLKLGVMLEVPSLLWQLDDIMPHVDFVSVGSNDLMQYLFAVDRDNKRVSGRFDSLSPPMLRALKTIADAGHKYQKTVTLCGEMGGKPLEALALIGLGFRSLSMTPSALGPVKAMVLGMDTGRAQNFLDDLLARHNGTESLRTELRCFAEERGIPL, encoded by the coding sequence ATGCGCGGCGCACCTGGCGGGCCCCGTATGCTTCTGCGCCGGCTTCGCGAGATCATGGCGGAGCCGGTCAGCGCGCAGACGCGCCTCGACCGCATCGTGGTGCAGATCGCCGCCAACATGGTCGCCGAAGTCTGCTCGGTCTACGTGTTGCGGGCTGACGGCGTGCTCGAACTCTTCGCCACCGAGGGCTTGAACCGCGAAGCCGTGCACTTGACCACCATGCGCTCCGGCGAAGGCCTGGTCGGCTTGATCGCGGAGAGCGCCGAAGCGCTCGCGGTCGCCGACGCGCCGCATCACCCTTCCTTCTCCTACAAGCCGGAGACGGGCGAAGAAATCTATCAAAGCTTCCTTGGCGTGCCGATCTTACGCGGCGGCGCGACGCTTGGCGTCCTGGTCGTGCAGAACAAGGTGCGGCGCAATTACCTCGAGGAGGAAATCGAGGTCCTCCAGACCACGGCGATGCTGCTCGCGGAGATGGTCGCCTCGGGCCAGTTGCAAGCCATCGCCCGGCCAGGCATCAGCATTGCCGTCAAACATACGGTGCACATGACCGGCACCGCGATTTCCGAAGGCGTCGGGCTCGGCCATGTGGTCTTGCACCAGCCGCGCGTCACCGTGACCAAGCTCGTCGCCGAGGATACGCAGGCCGAGGCAAGGCGCCTCGACGAAGCGGTACGCGCCTTGCGCGATTCGCTCGACGAACTCATTGCCCGCGGCGACAAGGCCGGCCCCGGCGAACATACCGAAATCCTGGAAACCTTCCGGATGTTTGCCCATGACCGCGGCTGGATCCGCCGCCTGCAGGAGGCGGTGATGACCGGCCTGACGGCGGAGGCGGCGGTCGAGCGCGTCCAGAACGATGCGCGCGCCAAATTGCAGCGCCAGACCGATCCGTATCTGCGCGAGCGGCTGCACGATCTCGACGATCTCGCCAATCGCCTGCTGCATCAGCTCACCGGCAAATCGCTGGTTCTGGACAAGGACGAATTACCCGACAATGCCATTCTGGTCGCCCGCACCATGGGTCCCGCGGCGTTGCTCGATTACGACCGTTCGCGCCTGCGCGGCCTCGTCCTCGAAGAAGGCGGCGGCACGAGCCATGTCGCGATCGTCGCACGGGCGCTTGGCATTCCGGCCTCCAGTGACGTGCCGAACATCACCAATCTCGTCGAGACCGGCGATGCGGTGATCGTCGACGGCACGACCGGCGAAGTGCATGTGCGGCCGACCGCGGACGTGCAGGCGGCCTATGGCGAGAAGGCACGCCTCAGGGCGCGCCGCCTCGAACAATACCGCGCCTTGCGCGATGTCGAGCCCGTGACCAAGGACGGGGTGCGGATCGGCCTGCATATGAATGCCGGCCTCATCGTCGATCTGCCGCATGTGGTCGAAATGAACGCCGATTCGGTCGGCCTGTTCCGCACCGAATTGCAATTCATGGTGGCGGCAAAATTCCCCAAGACCAGCCAGCAATATGCGTTCTACAAATCTGCGATGGATGCGGTGCAGAACCGGCCCGTCACCTTCCGCACGCTCGACATCGGCGGCGACAAAGTGCTGCCTTATATGGCCAAGCTCGAAGAGGACAATCCGGCGCTGGGCTGGCGCGCCATCCGCATCGGCCTCGACCGCCCGGGCCTCTTGCGCTCGCAGATCCGCGCCATGCTGCGGGCCGGCGCGGAGCGCGACTTGCGCATCATGTTCCCGATGATCGCGGTCACCCATGAATTCGCGGCGGCCAAGGCGATCGTGGAGCGCGAACTCGCCTATCTCGACCGGCTCGGCTACCCGCGCCCGCGCGACCTGAAGCTTGGCGTGATGCTGGAAGTGCCCTCGCTCCTGTGGCAACTCGACGACATCATGCCGCATGTCGATTTCGTCTCAGTCGGCTCGAACGATTTGATGCAATATCTCTTCGCTGTCGATCGCGACAACAAGCGCGTTTCGGGGCGGTTCGATTCGCTTTCGCCGCCGATGCTGCGCGCGCTCAAGACCATCGCGGATGCCGGACACAAATATCAGAAGACCGTGACTTTGTGCGGCGAAATGGGCGGCAAGCCGCTCGAAGCTCTGGCGTTGATCGGCCTTGGGTTCCGCTCGCTGTCGATGACGCCGTCAGCGCTGGGGCCGGTGAAGGCGATGGTGCTCGGCATGGATACGGGCCGTGCACAAAACTTCCTCGATGACCTGCTGGCGCGCCACAACGGCACCGAGAGCCTGCGCACCGAATTGCGCTGCTTTGCCGAAGAGCGCGGCATTCCGTTGTAG
- the prfA gene encoding peptide chain release factor 1: MIMLPEAKLDLIERRHQEISARLSQDIPGAEFVALSRELAELDDVVAAIRDWRKALAALQGASELIDDPASDAEMRELAEEEKREAEEHVAALEHRLRIALLPKDAADEKSAILEIRAGTGGDEAALFAGDLFRMYQRYAEDKGWKVEVLSESEGTMGGYKEIFAGVSGRGVFARLKFESGAHRVQRVPDTETQGRIHTSAATVAVLPEAKDVDVEINESDLKIDTMRAQGAGGQHVNKTESAIRITHIPTGIVIFVQEERSQHKNRARAMALLRARIYDMERSKLDSERAADRKAQVGSGDRSERIRTYNFPQGRVTDHRINLTLYKLDKVITGEALDEIIDPLITEHQAKLLAEGDA; the protein is encoded by the coding sequence ATCATCATGTTACCTGAAGCCAAACTCGATCTCATCGAACGCCGTCATCAAGAAATTTCGGCACGCCTGTCGCAAGATATTCCCGGTGCGGAATTTGTCGCTTTGTCGCGTGAATTGGCCGAACTCGACGACGTCGTCGCGGCGATCAGGGATTGGCGCAAGGCCCTAGCCGCTTTGCAAGGCGCGAGCGAACTCATCGACGATCCGGCGAGCGATGCTGAAATGCGCGAACTGGCGGAAGAGGAGAAGCGCGAGGCCGAAGAGCATGTGGCGGCGCTGGAACATCGCCTGCGCATCGCCCTCCTGCCCAAGGATGCGGCCGACGAAAAGAGCGCGATTCTGGAAATCCGCGCCGGGACCGGCGGCGACGAGGCCGCCCTCTTTGCCGGCGACCTGTTCCGCATGTACCAGCGCTATGCCGAGGACAAAGGCTGGAAAGTGGAAGTGCTCTCCGAATCCGAAGGGACGATGGGCGGCTATAAGGAAATTTTTGCCGGCGTCTCCGGCCGCGGCGTGTTCGCGCGCCTTAAATTCGAGAGCGGCGCGCACCGGGTGCAACGCGTGCCGGACACGGAGACACAAGGGCGTATTCACACGTCCGCGGCGACCGTTGCCGTTCTGCCCGAGGCGAAAGACGTCGATGTCGAGATCAACGAAAGCGATTTGAAGATCGACACGATGCGCGCCCAAGGCGCCGGCGGCCAGCACGTGAACAAGACCGAATCCGCCATCCGCATCACGCATATTCCGACCGGCATCGTCATCTTCGTGCAGGAAGAGCGCTCGCAACACAAGAACCGCGCCCGCGCCATGGCGCTGCTGCGCGCGCGCATCTACGATATGGAACGCAGCAAGCTCGACAGCGAGCGCGCTGCCGACCGCAAGGCGCAAGTCGGCTCGGGCGATCGCTCGGAACGCATCCGCACCTACAATTTCCCGCAAGGCCGCGTGACCGACCACCGGATCAATCTGACGCTGTACAAGCTCGACAAGGTGATCACCGGCGAAGCGCTCGACGAGATCATCGATCCGCTGATCACCGAGCATCAGGCGAAGCTACTGGCGGAAGGGGACGCATAG
- a CDS encoding ChbG/HpnK family deacetylase: protein MPQSEFDFALCADDFALSPAVSRGILEALAAGRVTATSVMTTRPSWPHVAADVKAYADRVDIGLHLNLTMGRPCEAMPTFAPNGNLPLMSALLPRARRGELPEAEIRAEIARQCDAFEAAMGCAPDFVDGHQHVQILPGIRDWLLEDMARRGWQGRAWIRDSSDALARILLRRNSYKKALMLKFLARGFADLARGRGFAVNDGFAGFSHFDAARDYSADFKHYLQYPGRTHLVMCHPGYVDDELASLDQVTATREHELRFLLSERFVEALKQNGARLRRMSEMV, encoded by the coding sequence ATGCCGCAGTCAGAATTTGATTTTGCGCTCTGCGCCGACGATTTCGCGCTGTCGCCGGCGGTCTCTCGCGGCATTCTGGAGGCGCTGGCGGCGGGCCGGGTAACCGCGACCAGCGTCATGACCACGCGGCCCTCCTGGCCGCACGTGGCTGCCGACGTGAAGGCCTATGCGGACAGGGTCGATATCGGCCTGCATCTCAACCTGACCATGGGGCGGCCTTGCGAAGCGATGCCGACTTTCGCCCCCAATGGCAACTTGCCGTTGATGAGCGCTTTGTTGCCGCGCGCCAGGCGGGGCGAACTTCCCGAGGCCGAGATTCGCGCCGAGATCGCCCGGCAGTGCGATGCCTTCGAGGCGGCGATGGGCTGCGCGCCCGATTTCGTCGACGGGCACCAGCATGTGCAGATCCTGCCCGGCATTCGCGATTGGCTGCTCGAGGACATGGCGCGCCGCGGCTGGCAGGGGCGCGCGTGGATCCGTGACAGTTCGGATGCGCTCGCACGCATTCTGCTGCGGCGGAACTCCTATAAAAAAGCGCTGATGCTGAAATTTCTCGCGCGCGGATTTGCCGACCTCGCACGCGGGCGCGGCTTCGCGGTGAACGACGGCTTTGCCGGCTTCTCGCATTTCGATGCGGCGCGCGATTATAGCGCCGATTTCAAGCATTATCTGCAGTACCCCGGACGCACGCATCTGGTGATGTGCCATCCCGGCTATGTCGACGACGAACTCGCGTCGCTCGACCAGGTGACGGCGACGCGCGAGCATGAGCTGCGGTTCTTGCTCTCGGAGAGGTTTGTCGAGGCGCTGAAGCAAAACGGCGCGAGATTGCGACGCATGTCGGAGATGGTATAA
- a CDS encoding glycosyltransferase family 2 protein, translated as MIVPVHNEAENLHLLLERLHPVLRGCVASYEIVFVDDGSSDATFATIRRLAETDATIRAISFSRNFGKEIAIAAGLDEARGAAAIIMDADLQHPPEMIPSFVALWRQGYKNVYGQRVDRAADTPLRRWLTQQFYLIFDSFGETRLPPGAGDFRLLDRQAIDALRHMGERARFSKGLYAWVGFKSIGVPFEVAARAAGQSKFSYGKLTRFAFDGLTSFSTLPLMVWTFIGTFVSVLALVTAVYFLSRTVLYGVDVPGYASLIVSILFFAGIQLLSLGIIGEYVGRIFAEVKRRPLYIVADRIGAPNPAPEVPHQVPVMNSHV; from the coding sequence ATGATTGTTCCCGTCCACAACGAGGCGGAAAATCTACACTTGTTGCTGGAGCGGCTTCACCCGGTTTTGCGCGGCTGCGTCGCTTCTTACGAGATCGTCTTTGTCGACGACGGGTCAAGCGACGCGACATTCGCGACCATTCGCCGCCTCGCTGAGACCGATGCGACGATCCGCGCCATTTCGTTCAGCCGCAATTTCGGCAAGGAAATCGCCATCGCCGCCGGTCTCGACGAAGCGCGCGGCGCCGCGGCGATCATCATGGACGCCGACTTGCAGCACCCGCCGGAGATGATTCCGTCTTTCGTCGCGCTCTGGCGGCAAGGCTACAAGAACGTCTACGGCCAGCGGGTCGACCGTGCCGCCGACACGCCGCTGCGGCGGTGGCTGACCCAGCAATTCTATCTGATTTTCGATTCCTTCGGCGAGACGCGGCTGCCGCCCGGCGCCGGCGATTTTCGCCTGCTCGACCGCCAGGCGATCGACGCGCTGCGGCACATGGGCGAGCGGGCACGCTTTTCCAAGGGTCTCTATGCCTGGGTCGGATTCAAGTCGATCGGCGTGCCGTTCGAAGTCGCCGCCCGCGCCGCCGGCCAATCGAAATTCAGCTACGGCAAGCTCACCCGCTTCGCCTTCGACGGGCTCACGTCCTTTTCGACCTTGCCGCTGATGGTTTGGACCTTCATCGGCACCTTCGTGTCGGTCCTCGCCCTGGTGACGGCAGTCTACTTCCTGTCGCGCACCGTGCTCTATGGCGTCGACGTCCCTGGTTACGCGTCGCTGATCGTCTCCATCCTGTTCTTCGCGGGCATTCAGCTCCTGTCGCTCGGAATCATCGGCGAATATGTCGGCCGCATCTTCGCCGAGGTGAAGCGTCGCCCGCTCTATATCGTGGCCGACCGCATCGGCGCACCCAATCCGGCGCCGGAAGTGCCGCATCAAGTGCCCGTCATGAATAGTCATGTATAA
- the murJ gene encoding murein biosynthesis integral membrane protein MurJ, with protein MYKSLFSIAAFTLLSRITGFFRDMMLASYFGATNAGDIFNVVLRLPNSFRAIFGEGAFNAAYIPAYSHALEHDGRPAARAFANQIFMFLLISQLVLLALALLFTPQFVDLLASGYSSDPEKFDKAVSLSRVTFPYLLLITLTVFFSATLNAHKRFASASFAPVMLNVAIVGCLLCAFLFPSALDAASWGITISGLLQLGIVLWDARRSGLLVSLTRPRFTADVKQFFKTLGPATIGSAGVQIAVLVDSQIASYIGPGTLASLSYAERLYQLPIGVISMAAGTVLLPEMSRRLAAGDPGAAHHAQNRTMALTLALSAPFLIAFMFIPDVIMRGAFMRGKFDEQAALASAAVLSAYGLGLLAIVLINSARASFQSRRDTVTPMVIALIGLGINIVLKLILGRDLGAPGLASATAVGAWVNFLLLVILAMRRGFMQPDETLARTFAAVCIACLPLTLVATFGSPIAAGIARHFGHFGPLAHLVLLGGAGAVVYAVALLLALKLGGVRLARR; from the coding sequence ATGTATAAAAGCCTCTTCTCGATCGCCGCCTTCACCCTGCTCTCTCGCATCACCGGCTTTTTCCGCGACATGATGCTGGCAAGCTATTTCGGCGCGACGAATGCCGGCGATATTTTCAACGTGGTGCTGCGGCTACCAAATTCCTTTCGCGCGATTTTCGGCGAAGGCGCGTTCAATGCCGCTTATATCCCAGCCTATTCTCATGCTTTGGAGCATGACGGCCGGCCGGCGGCGCGCGCGTTCGCCAACCAAATCTTCATGTTCCTCCTCATCTCGCAGCTCGTGCTGCTCGCGCTTGCGCTTCTCTTCACGCCGCAATTCGTTGATCTGCTCGCAAGCGGCTATTCGAGCGATCCCGAAAAGTTCGACAAAGCCGTCAGCCTGTCGCGTGTTACCTTTCCCTATTTGCTGCTGATCACGCTGACGGTGTTCTTCTCCGCAACGTTGAACGCTCATAAGCGCTTCGCATCCGCCTCCTTCGCGCCGGTGATGTTGAATGTCGCGATCGTCGGCTGCCTGCTCTGCGCCTTCCTGTTTCCGAGCGCGCTCGATGCTGCGAGTTGGGGCATCACCATTTCCGGCCTGTTGCAGCTCGGAATCGTCTTGTGGGATGCCCGGCGCAGCGGGCTGCTCGTCAGCCTCACCCGGCCGCGCTTCACGGCGGATGTGAAGCAGTTCTTCAAGACGCTCGGCCCCGCGACGATCGGCTCGGCCGGCGTGCAGATCGCGGTCCTGGTCGATTCGCAAATCGCCTCCTACATCGGCCCCGGCACGCTTGCTTCCCTCTCCTATGCCGAGCGGCTCTACCAATTGCCGATCGGCGTGATCAGCATGGCGGCCGGCACGGTGCTGCTGCCCGAGATGAGCCGGCGCCTCGCCGCCGGCGATCCGGGCGCGGCGCACCACGCCCAGAACCGCACCATGGCGCTGACCCTCGCGCTCTCTGCGCCGTTCCTCATCGCCTTCATGTTCATCCCGGACGTGATCATGCGCGGCGCCTTCATGCGCGGCAAATTCGACGAACAGGCAGCCTTGGCCTCGGCCGCTGTGCTTTCGGCCTATGGCCTTGGCCTCTTGGCCATCGTGCTGATCAATTCGGCCCGTGCGAGCTTCCAGTCGCGGCGAGATACGGTCACGCCCATGGTGATCGCGTTGATTGGGCTCGGCATCAACATCGTCTTGAAACTGATCCTCGGCCGCGATCTTGGCGCGCCGGGCCTTGCCAGTGCCACAGCGGTCGGCGCCTGGGTCAATTTCCTGCTGTTGGTCATCCTGGCGATGCGGCGCGGCTTCATGCAGCCGGACGAGACCCTGGCCCGCACCTTCGCGGCCGTCTGCATCGCCTGCCTGCCGCTCACCTTGGTCGCGACTTTCGGGAGCCCGATCGCCGCGGGGATCGCACGGCATTTCGGCCATTTCGGCCCGCTCGCCCATCTGGTCCTGCTCGGCGGCGCCGGCGCGGTCGTCTATGCGGTCGCACTGCTCCTGGCGCTCAAGCTCGGCGGGGTGCGGCTCGCCCGCCGCTGA
- a CDS encoding YbfB/YjiJ family MFS transporter — MTVARFSRHDLMIAIAGGAAFFVGNGLGRFGYPPLIPIIVAEGQVSSESAHLAGAANFFGYLLGAIIAVWLAQRLSVWRVMMAALAIATVSFFACAVPGAGAWTLEFWRFVSGVTGALLMIVAPGVIMTDMAPGLRGRAVGILFAGIGLAMALTGIALPWVGKSGSAVAWIVLGLLSALASLVAWRYMPPAGPLPSRQVQGEGSQWRGALLGLAIAYAGFGFALAVPTIFLVDYVVRGLNMSIAFGSGMWIAFGCSAAIGPLIWGQIADRVGFGLANRLCQGVMAMGLALTAATNMPTLLLGAAILIGATALPLGALASGRAGELVGLTLHARAWSVLTVLFSLFQAAAGYVCALLFSHFASYPLIFALAAAVLAGTILIEIGLSGGRAAPRRA; from the coding sequence GTGACCGTCGCGCGCTTCTCGCGTCATGACCTGATGATCGCCATTGCCGGCGGCGCGGCGTTTTTCGTCGGCAATGGTTTGGGCCGGTTCGGCTATCCGCCGCTCATTCCGATCATCGTCGCGGAGGGGCAGGTGTCGAGCGAGAGCGCGCATCTCGCCGGCGCCGCGAATTTCTTCGGCTATCTGCTGGGCGCGATCATTGCGGTCTGGCTCGCGCAGAGGCTGAGTGTGTGGCGCGTCATGATGGCCGCGCTCGCAATCGCGACGGTGAGCTTTTTTGCCTGCGCCGTTCCTGGTGCCGGCGCCTGGACGCTGGAATTCTGGCGCTTCGTTTCGGGTGTCACCGGCGCTCTTCTGATGATCGTCGCGCCCGGCGTCATCATGACGGATATGGCTCCGGGTTTGCGCGGCCGCGCGGTCGGTATTCTCTTTGCTGGCATCGGCCTCGCCATGGCCCTGACGGGGATCGCGCTGCCCTGGGTCGGCAAAAGCGGGTCGGCGGTCGCATGGATCGTGCTCGGGCTCCTCTCGGCCCTCGCGAGCCTCGTCGCCTGGCGGTACATGCCGCCTGCCGGGCCGCTGCCGTCGCGCCAGGTGCAGGGCGAGGGGTCGCAATGGCGCGGCGCTTTGCTGGGCTTGGCGATCGCCTATGCCGGTTTTGGCTTTGCCCTTGCCGTGCCGACGATTTTTCTGGTCGATTACGTGGTGCGCGGCCTGAACATGAGCATTGCGTTCGGCAGCGGCATGTGGATTGCGTTCGGGTGCAGCGCTGCGATCGGCCCTCTGATTTGGGGACAGATCGCCGACCGCGTCGGCTTCGGCCTTGCAAATCGGTTGTGTCAGGGTGTCATGGCGATGGGGCTGGCGCTCACGGCGGCGACCAATATGCCGACGCTACTCCTCGGCGCCGCGATCCTGATCGGCGCCACGGCGTTGCCGCTTGGTGCGCTCGCGTCCGGCCGGGCAGGGGAACTTGTCGGGTTAACGCTCCATGCGCGGGCTTGGAGCGTCTTGACGGTGCTCTTTTCGCTCTTCCAAGCGGCGGCCGGATATGTCTGCGCGCTGCTGTTCAGCCATTTCGCATCCTATCCGCTGATTTTCGCACTTGCCGCGGCCGTGCTGGCGGGCACGATTTTGATCGAAATCGGGCTCAGCGGCGGGCGAGCCGCACCCCGCCGAGCTTGA
- a CDS encoding branched-chain amino acid aminotransferase produces MANWSQTWTWYRGAWSEGNTPILGPRSHSFWLGSSVFDGARAFEGVAPDLDLHCARVNQSAKALGLKPTMPASEIVQLAKEGIAKFPDKAELYIRPMYWAEEGGPTAVAVDPDSTEFLLTLYEVPMPKPTGFSITKSPFRRPTIECMPVNAKAGCLYPNNGRALVEARARGFDNCLLLDFLGNVAELATANIFLAKNGVVKTPIANGTFLSGITRQRVIKLLRDAGVEVQETVLDYAAFEDADEIFSTGNASKVIPATRIDARELQPGPFFRRARELYWQFAHAA; encoded by the coding sequence ATGGCAAATTGGTCGCAGACTTGGACCTGGTATCGTGGCGCATGGTCCGAGGGAAATACGCCCATTCTTGGTCCGCGCTCGCATTCGTTCTGGCTCGGCTCGTCGGTGTTCGACGGCGCGCGTGCCTTCGAGGGCGTCGCGCCCGATCTCGATTTGCATTGCGCGCGCGTGAATCAATCAGCGAAAGCTCTCGGCCTCAAGCCGACCATGCCGGCGAGCGAGATCGTGCAACTCGCCAAAGAAGGAATTGCGAAATTTCCGGACAAGGCGGAACTCTATATTCGGCCGATGTACTGGGCGGAGGAGGGCGGTCCGACGGCCGTCGCGGTCGATCCCGATTCGACTGAATTTCTCCTGACACTCTACGAAGTGCCGATGCCGAAGCCGACGGGCTTTTCCATCACGAAATCGCCCTTCCGCCGGCCGACCATCGAATGCATGCCGGTCAATGCCAAGGCGGGCTGCCTTTATCCGAACAACGGCCGCGCGCTGGTCGAGGCGCGGGCGCGCGGGTTCGACAATTGTCTGCTGCTCGATTTTCTCGGCAATGTGGCGGAGCTGGCGACGGCGAACATCTTTCTTGCCAAGAACGGCGTCGTGAAGACGCCAATCGCCAACGGCACGTTCTTAAGCGGCATCACCCGCCAGCGGGTGATCAAGCTCTTGCGCGATGCCGGCGTCGAGGTGCAAGAGACCGTTCTCGATTACGCCGCGTTCGAGGATGCGGACGAGATCTTCTCGACCGGCAATGCCTCGAAAGTGATCCCGGCCACGCGGATCGACGCGCGCGAATTGCAGCCCGGCCCCTTCTTCCGCCGTGCACGCGAACTCTATTGGCAGTTCGCCCATGCCGCGTGA
- a CDS encoding NUDIX domain-containing protein — MKTPGVGCGAFIERDGHVLLIKRVKAPEAGTWNLIGGKVDFGERAEDAVVRETAEEIGVSILLQGFLCLVQMIGIDGQHWVSPVYRARIVAGEPSICEPDKIADLGWYPFDDLPQPLGLPVREAIAALRR, encoded by the coding sequence ATGAAAACGCCGGGCGTCGGCTGCGGCGCGTTCATCGAACGCGACGGGCATGTCCTGTTGATCAAGCGCGTCAAGGCGCCGGAGGCGGGGACGTGGAACCTGATCGGCGGCAAGGTGGATTTCGGCGAACGCGCCGAGGATGCGGTGGTGCGCGAGACCGCAGAGGAAATCGGTGTTTCGATTTTGCTGCAGGGCTTTTTGTGCCTCGTGCAGATGATCGGCATCGACGGCCAACATTGGGTCTCGCCTGTCTATCGCGCGCGGATCGTCGCCGGCGAACCGAGCATCTGCGAACCGGATAAGATCGCTGACCTCGGCTGGTATCCGTTCGATGATCTGCCGCAGCCGCTGGGATTGCCCGTCCGCGAGGCAATTGCTGCGCTGCGGCGCTAG
- a CDS encoding dipeptidase: MTTLNEVLAKVDTNLDSALDRLFDLIRIPSISTDPAYKDDCQKAADWLVRELTGLGFEASVRPTPGHPMVVAHAKSKRRDVPHVLFYGHYDVQPVDPLNLWQTPPFEPQLVDAPTGKQITARGASDDKGQLMTFVEACRAYAETKGSLPCDVSILFEGEEESGSPSLEAFLEENKAELKADLMMVCDTGMPGPDNPAITTMLRGLVGQEVIIRGADRDLHSGMFGGAAINPARVLAKIIAALHDENGRITLPGFYDGVEDLPDEMKSQWASLPFSEQEFLGKVGLSVPAGEKDRSVLEQIWARPTCEVNGITGGYTGEGFKTVLPAEASAKISFRLVGRQNPDKIVAAFQNFVRAQLPADCKVEFIPHGASPALQLPFNSEPIRIARVALNAEWGKEPILMAMGGSIPIVGSFKRELNMDALMVGFGLADDRIHSPNEKYELKSFHKGTRSWVRILDGIAG; the protein is encoded by the coding sequence ATGACCACGCTCAACGAAGTTCTTGCAAAAGTCGACACCAATCTGGATTCCGCCCTCGACCGCCTTTTTGATCTGATCCGCATTCCCTCCATTTCCACTGATCCAGCTTACAAGGATGACTGCCAAAAGGCCGCGGACTGGCTGGTGCGAGAGCTCACCGGGCTCGGTTTTGAGGCATCCGTCCGTCCGACCCCGGGGCATCCCATGGTTGTCGCCCATGCCAAGTCCAAGCGCCGCGACGTGCCGCATGTGCTGTTTTACGGCCATTACGACGTGCAGCCGGTCGATCCGTTGAACCTGTGGCAAACCCCGCCGTTCGAGCCGCAACTCGTCGATGCGCCAACCGGCAAGCAAATCACCGCGCGCGGCGCCTCGGACGACAAGGGCCAGCTCATGACCTTCGTCGAAGCATGCCGCGCGTATGCCGAGACGAAAGGCTCGCTTCCGTGCGACGTCTCCATTCTGTTCGAGGGGGAAGAGGAATCCGGTTCGCCCTCGCTGGAGGCGTTTCTGGAGGAGAATAAGGCCGAGCTCAAAGCCGACCTGATGATGGTGTGCGACACCGGCATGCCAGGGCCCGACAATCCGGCGATCACCACCATGCTGCGCGGTCTCGTCGGGCAGGAAGTGATCATTCGCGGCGCCGATCGCGATTTGCACTCGGGCATGTTCGGCGGCGCCGCCATCAATCCCGCACGCGTGCTGGCGAAAATCATCGCCGCGCTGCATGACGAGAACGGCCGCATCACGCTGCCCGGCTTCTACGACGGCGTCGAGGACTTGCCGGACGAGATGAAGTCGCAATGGGCGAGCCTGCCGTTCAGCGAGCAGGAGTTCCTCGGCAAGGTCGGCCTGTCGGTCCCGGCCGGCGAGAAGGACCGCTCCGTGCTCGAGCAGATCTGGGCCCGCCCGACCTGCGAGGTCAACGGCATTACGGGCGGCTATACGGGTGAGGGGTTCAAGACCGTGCTGCCGGCGGAGGCCAGCGCCAAGATCTCCTTCCGTTTGGTCGGCCGGCAGAATCCGGACAAGATCGTTGCGGCATTTCAAAACTTCGTTCGCGCGCAGCTGCCCGCCGATTGCAAGGTCGAATTCATACCGCATGGCGCAAGCCCCGCGCTGCAATTGCCCTTCAACTCCGAGCCCATCCGCATCGCGCGCGTCGCACTGAATGCCGAATGGGGCAAGGAACCGATCCTGATGGCGATGGGCGGTTCGATCCCGATCGTCGGCAGCTTCAAGCGCGAGTTGAACATGGATGCGCTGATGGTCGGTTTCGGCCTGGCGGACGACCGCATTCATTCGCCGAACGAGAAATACGAGCTGAAGTCGTTCCACAAAGGCACGCGGAGCTGGGTACGGATTTTGGATGGCATTGCCGGCTAG